Within the Prevotella scopos JCM 17725 genome, the region TCTATTGATTAAGCCTCAACAGGTGCCTCTGCAAGTTCCTTTGAACGCTTCTCAATCTTCTTACCCAATACGAGGTAAGCAACAGGAGATGCGATGAAGATTGAACTCAAAGTACCGATAATAATACCGATAATCATTGCAAATGAGAAGCTACGGATGCTATCACCACCAAGAACAAAGATAGATACGAGTACAATCAATGTTGATACTGAGGTGTTGATAGTACGTGAGAGGGTCTGGTTGATAGAATCATTGAAGATCTTCTGGATATCAGCCTTTGCAAGATTGTGCTTGTGCTTAGCCAAGTTCTCACGGATACGATCGTAAACAACCACAGTATCGTTGATATCATAACCGATTACAGTCAAGATAGCACCGATGAAGGTCTGGTCAATCTCAAGTGAGAAGCCTATCCAACCATAGCATAATGAGAAGCAACCGATAACGATTGTCGTGTCAAGAACAAGTCCAACGATTGAACCAACAGAGAAACCAATGTTGCGGAAACGCAAGAGGATATACAAGAAGATGAAGAAGATAGCCAACAATACGCTCATGATAGCATTATAAGTAATGTTCTTAGCGATTGAAGGACCAACCTTTGCACTCTGAATAATAGAGCCGCCCTCACGAATATCTGGATTCTTGAAGTTCTGTACACTTGCCTGACTAACAAAGCCACCCTTCTTCAATGCATTGTAAAGGATTGTCTCAGCCTTGTCATCCTCTGCAGGATTGTTAGAATCAATATTGTAGTTTGTTGATACACGGATTGTCTTACCATCCGTACCTAATGCAATAACAGTTGTTGTAGCAGGCTTACCAGCATTCTCACCAACAGTATTTACGAAGGCACCATTCATCACCTTACGAACGTCCTCTACATGGGTAGGCTTGTTTAATGTGACAACATAGTTGCGACCACCAGTGAAGTCAATACTGCGACTCAAACCACGAACTGCGAAACTTACAATACATACCAAGACAGCAACACCCCAAACAGTAAAGGTTGTCTTATACATACTGAGGAAGTGATAGTTCTTATTCTGCATGAAGTTCTTTGAGAACGCTGTTGTGAAGGTCAAATTCATCCACTTATCCTTACCAACACGGTTCTCGAATACGAGACGTGTGAGGAATACTGCTGTGAAGAATGAGATAACGATACCAATGATCCAAGTAGTAGCGAAACCACGGATAGGACCTGTACCTGTCACAAGAAGGATAACACCGGTGATGAGTGATGTCAAGTTAGAGTCGAAGATAGCTGAGAAGGCATTTCCATAACCTTCCTTCAATGCCTGCTTCATACCCTTACCGAGCTTCAACTCCTCCTTAATACGCTCGTAGATAAGCACGTTAGCATCTACAGCTGTACCTAAGGTCAACACGATACCGGCAATACCTGGCATAGTCAATGCCGACTGGAAGGACGCTAAGACACCCAACGTGAAGAAGAGGTTGGCTATCAAAGCAAGGTTAGCCATCATACCTGGAATGAAGTTGTACATGACAATCATGTAAAGCATCAAGAGGACGAAAGCGATAGCAAAAGAGATAAGACCCTGCTCAATAGACTGTGCACCAAGTGTAGGACCTACGACTTCCTCCTGTACAATCTTTGCAGGAGCAGGCATACGACCAGACATCAATGTGTTAGCCAAGTCCTTTGTATCTTCAATTGTGAAGTTACCAGAGATAGATGACTGGCCACCAGTAATCTCACCATTTACGCGTGGAGCTGAATAAACGACGCCATCCAATACGATTGCGATAGCCTTACCCACGTTAGCCTTTGTCAAAGCAGCCCACTCACGCGCACCTTCAGAGTTCATTGTCATGCTAACCTCAGGACGACCGTGCTGGTCAAAATTATCCTTAGCATCAGTAACAACGTCACCCTCCAATGGAGCACGACCATCAGAAGTAGTCACCTTCAAAGCATAAAGTTCAAATACATTCTTCTTATTAAGTCCATCTGCAGGCTTAGCACCCCAAAGGAGCTTCAAGTCGCTTGGCAAAATCTGCTTTGCAAGCTGGCTGTGAATAAGCTTATTGATAGCAGCTGTATCACGTACGCTAGCATAACCAACAAGGCTAAGTGCATCACCAGGCATAGTCTGTAACATAGAGAGCAATGGGTGCATCTTCTTCATTGCATCCGTCTGAGCATTCTCAGCCTTTGTCTCATTACTTGCATTGAGTATTAACTTATTAGCAGATGCATCCTTAGCATTTACCTTCTTCGTAGAATCAGTTGCTGTAGTGTCAGTCTTTGTTTCACCATTAGCCAAACGCTGATCCAACTGTACAAGGTAAGGATTTACCTCCTGATTGTTATAAGTCTCCCAGAACTCAAGGTTAGCCGAACCCTGAAGGAGTTTACGCATACGCTCTGGCTCACGAATACCAGGCATTTCAACCATGAGGCGACCCTCCTGGCCTTCCAACTTCTGGATATTTGGCTGTACAACGCCATACTGGTCGATACGATTTGTTACGACATTATACGAATTGTCGATGGCTGCAGAAACCTCCTGACGAAGTGCTTTCTCAACCTCTTCATCAGTACTCTGTGTACTAACTTTTCCCTTGAGTTGCTGTGTAGCGAAGATCTCTGCAAGTTTATGACCTGGAGCATCCTTGTGATAAGCATCTACAAAGAGAGTGATAAAGTCCTTCTGACTTTTCATCTCTTCCTGCTTAGCAGTCTCTAATGCCTTTTGATAAGCAGCATCCTGCTTGTGATCTGCCAAGAAATCAACTACATCAGGTACTGAAATCTCAAGAACAACGTTCATACCGCCCTTCAAGTCAAGACCAAGACCGATCTGTGTTTCAAGGCATTTCTGGTAAGAATAGATACCCAAATACTTTACAGAATCCTTATAATCCTGTCGTGCAATAGGGTCTTTAATCGTTGCTGCCTGACCATCATAGAAGCTTGTCGCTACTGAAAATGACAGGTAGAAGATACTTGCGAGCGTCAAGAGAATGGCTACGCAAATTACTAATCCTTTGTTTTGCATTTTATTTGATTGTTTTTAATTATTGTTTCGCTACACTTGATAGACGTGCAAAGATAATCAAAAATTCACACTTTGTGAAATTTATACCTTATAAATGTGTGTTTTTTAAGGTTTTGGGCGGTATTTAAGCCAACAATAGATGGGATAATGGTCGGAAGTAGTCACACTATTGTCAACCTTAGCCTCATAAGACTCAAAGCTATCTGAACAGAATATATGGTCGATACGGAAGTACATTCCACTCTTATGATAGCTTATCCCTGGTCCGTTTCCACTCTCAACGTAACAGTCGTTTAGCATCTTTGACATGACTCTATGCGTATAGCTCAATGGGTTGTCATTGAAGTCGCCACAGAGAATGACAGGCACATTCCGATCTAGATATTTCTTAACATATCGCGCTACAGCCTCCGCTTGTGGTGCACGTCGTGATGACACGTCGCCTAACTTTCTAAGCAGATGGACTGATTGTCGCTTAGCTTCCCCCGTTTTCATCTCACCTTTCACAAGTGTCTTAAATCCCTCTTTGTCGCCAGATGACAACCCATTACTTTCAAAATGATTATTCACAACGAGCGTCTTAGTTCCCTTAATATCAAGCATATAAGCTACGCTCTGATTACTACTAGAGCCGTAAGGGATTGAATCTTGCCAAAGGACAGGATACTTACTCAGCAACACAATGTAATCAGCACCGGGCTTCTTTTTTATCATCAACTTGAAGTATGGGTAGTGTTCCTTCAACGTTGAATAAATATGATCGCTGTTATCCAAAGCTGCCTGTGCTTCTTGCAAACAAACGATGTCTGCCTTACTCTTAACAATATAGTCAACAATAGGATTCTTCCTGGCTTCAGGTTCACTCCACGATGAGAACATAAAGACATTGTAAGACAATACTTTTATCGATCCATGTGGTTTATCCTCAGGGAGATTGAAGGGTGAATAAGTGCGGATAGGACCATAACAGAGCAAAAAACCAAGTAATGGAATCCATATAAAACGCAGACGGAAAAAACACCAGATAACAAGAAAGAGCAAATTAAACGCAAGGAGTATCGGAAAGCCGAGTCCTAAATTAGCCAACATTGGGTAATCAACAGGATTAAACCTACCAATATTTCCGACAAACAACATCAGTAGAATCACGATGATATTGCCTATCAACAATCCTCTAAATGTAAGTTTCTTGAATTTACTAAACATCTTAATTTCAAATGCTCAGGTACTCCCTACCTCTGTTATTTTTATACTTTACGAATAGTATTAATCGTTAGCAAGTAGTTATTTTAGTAAGCTGATAATTAGCAAGAATGACAAGCAATTGTCAACGCCTATATTCACAAGTTGTTGGTTGATAACTTATCCGCTATAAACCAACAACTCATGTATTTGTCAACCGACAACAGCTTAATTCTTACTACTATCAAAGAGTTTCTGTTTCTCGTCTTTTGTCAGACTATCGTAACCACTCTTACGAATCTTGTCGAGGATGCGATCTACCTCCTCTTGCTGTTG harbors:
- the secDF gene encoding protein translocase subunit SecDF, with the translated sequence MQNKGLVICVAILLTLASIFYLSFSVATSFYDGQAATIKDPIARQDYKDSVKYLGIYSYQKCLETQIGLGLDLKGGMNVVLEISVPDVVDFLADHKQDAAYQKALETAKQEEMKSQKDFITLFVDAYHKDAPGHKLAEIFATQQLKGKVSTQSTDEEVEKALRQEVSAAIDNSYNVVTNRIDQYGVVQPNIQKLEGQEGRLMVEMPGIREPERMRKLLQGSANLEFWETYNNQEVNPYLVQLDQRLANGETKTDTTATDSTKKVNAKDASANKLILNASNETKAENAQTDAMKKMHPLLSMLQTMPGDALSLVGYASVRDTAAINKLIHSQLAKQILPSDLKLLWGAKPADGLNKKNVFELYALKVTTSDGRAPLEGDVVTDAKDNFDQHGRPEVSMTMNSEGAREWAALTKANVGKAIAIVLDGVVYSAPRVNGEITGGQSSISGNFTIEDTKDLANTLMSGRMPAPAKIVQEEVVGPTLGAQSIEQGLISFAIAFVLLMLYMIVMYNFIPGMMANLALIANLFFTLGVLASFQSALTMPGIAGIVLTLGTAVDANVLIYERIKEELKLGKGMKQALKEGYGNAFSAIFDSNLTSLITGVILLVTGTGPIRGFATTWIIGIVISFFTAVFLTRLVFENRVGKDKWMNLTFTTAFSKNFMQNKNYHFLSMYKTTFTVWGVAVLVCIVSFAVRGLSRSIDFTGGRNYVVTLNKPTHVEDVRKVMNGAFVNTVGENAGKPATTTVIALGTDGKTIRVSTNYNIDSNNPAEDDKAETILYNALKKGGFVSQASVQNFKNPDIREGGSIIQSAKVGPSIAKNITYNAIMSVLLAIFFIFLYILLRFRNIGFSVGSIVGLVLDTTIVIGCFSLCYGWIGFSLEIDQTFIGAILTVIGYDINDTVVVYDRIRENLAKHKHNLAKADIQKIFNDSINQTLSRTINTSVSTLIVLVSIFVLGGDSIRSFSFAMIIGIIIGTLSSIFIASPVAYLVLGKKIEKRSKELAEAPVEA
- a CDS encoding endonuclease/exonuclease/phosphatase family protein, whose product is MFSKFKKLTFRGLLIGNIIVILLMLFVGNIGRFNPVDYPMLANLGLGFPILLAFNLLFLVIWCFFRLRFIWIPLLGFLLCYGPIRTYSPFNLPEDKPHGSIKVLSYNVFMFSSWSEPEARKNPIVDYIVKSKADIVCLQEAQAALDNSDHIYSTLKEHYPYFKLMIKKKPGADYIVLLSKYPVLWQDSIPYGSSSNQSVAYMLDIKGTKTLVVNNHFESNGLSSGDKEGFKTLVKGEMKTGEAKRQSVHLLRKLGDVSSRRAPQAEAVARYVKKYLDRNVPVILCGDFNDNPLSYTHRVMSKMLNDCYVESGNGPGISYHKSGMYFRIDHIFCSDSFESYEAKVDNSVTTSDHYPIYCWLKYRPKP